In Camelina sativa cultivar DH55 chromosome 16, Cs, whole genome shotgun sequence, a single window of DNA contains:
- the LOC104752621 gene encoding serine/threonine-protein phosphatase BSL3 — protein sequence MDLDSSMVPENDQDPVTTTAASSSSPMEKEASEQSTEEAGSESESASLTPSPPSPSPSPSPGQQQQQQQPQVTTVVGPRCAPTYSVVNAIMEKKEDGPGPRCGHTLTAVPAVGEEGTSCYIGPRLILFGGATALEGNSGGTGTPTSAGSAGIRLAGATADVHCYDVLTNKWSRLTPYGEPPSPRAAHVATAVGTMVVIQGGIGPAGLSAEDLHVLDLTQQRPRWHRVVVQGPGPGPRYGHVMALVGQRYLMAIGGNDGKRPLADVWALDTAAKPYEWRKLEPEGEGPPPCMYATASARSDGLLLLCGGRDANSVPLASAYGLAKHRDGRWEWAIAPGVSPSARYQHAAVFVNARLHVSGGALGGGRMVEDSSSVAVLDTAAGVWCDTKSVVTSPRTGRYSADAAGGDASVELTRRCRHAAAAVGDLIFIYGGLRGGVLLDDLLVAEDLAAAETTSAASHAAAAAAATNSPPGRSPGRYGFSDERTGELPESAPDAVVLGSPVAPPVNGDMYTDISTENAMVPGTRRTSKGVEYLVEASAAEAEAISATLAAAKARQVNGEVELPDRDRGAEATPSGKPSVSLIKPDSAVPNSVIPAGVRLHHRAVVVAAETGGALGGMVRQLSIDQFENEGRRVSYGTPESATAARKLLDRQMSINSVPKKVVAHLLKPRGWKPPVRRQFFLDCNEIADLCDSAERIFSSEPTVLQLRAPIKIFGDLHGQFGDLMRLFDEYGSPSTAGDISYIDYLFLGDYVDRGQHSLETITLLLALKVEYQHNVHLIRGNHEAADINALFGFRIECIERMGERDGIWVWHRINRLFNWLPLAALIEKKIICMHGGIGRSINHVEQIEIIQRPITMEAGSIVLMDLLWSDPTENDSVEGLRPNARGPGLVTFGPDRVMEFCNNNDLQLIVRAHECVMDGFERFAQGHLITLFSATNYCGTANNAGAILVLGRDLVVVPKLIHPLPPAITSPETSPERHIEDTWMQELNANRPPTPTRGRPQNPNDRGSLA from the exons atggatTTGGATTCGTCTATGGTACCAGAGAATGATCAAGATCCTGTTACTACGACGGCCGCTTCATCGTCTTCGCCTATGGAGAAAGAAGCGTCTGAGCAATCAACCGAAGAAGCTGGATCCGAATCCGAATCGGCGTCTTTGACTCCTTCGcctccgtctccgtctccgtctccgtctccgggacaacaacaacaacaacaacaaccgcaGGTAACGACGGTGGTTGGGCCGAGATGTGCGCCGACGTATTCGGTTGTGAATGCTATtatggagaagaaagaggatGGTCCTGGTCCTAGATGTGGACACACGTTGACGGCTGTTCCTGCTGTTGGTGAAGAAGGGACGTCTTGTTACATTGGCCCGAGACTGATCTTGTTTGGTGGTGCTACGGCTCTTGAGGGTAATTCAGGAGGAACCGGAACGCCTACTTCTGCTGGAAGTGCCGGCATTC GGCTTGCTGGTGCAACGGCTGATGTCCATTGTTATGATGTTCTTACTAATAAGTGGTCGAG GCTTACACCTTATGGAGAACCACCTAGCCCAAGAGCTGCACATGTTGCTACTGCTGTTGGGACCATGGTAGTTATTCAG GGTGGAATAGGTCCTGCTGGTTTATCAGCTGAGGATCTTCACGTTCTTGATCTCACTCAGCAACGGCCACGATGGCACAG GGTTGTTGTTCAGGGTCCTGGACCAGGACCGCGTTATGGTCATGTTATGGCACTGGTAGGACAGAGGTATCTCATGGCAATTGGTGGAAATGATG GAAAACGTCCATTAGCTGATGTATGGGCTTTGGACACTGCTGCCAAACCTTATGAATGGCGTAAGCTGGAACCAGAAGGGGAAGGTCCACCTCCATGCAT GTATGCAACTGCAAGCGCACGGTCTGAtggccttcttcttctctgtggtGGAAGAGATGCGAACAGTGTG CCCCTAGCAAGTGCATATGGACTTGCCAAGCACAGGGATGGACGTTGGGAATGGGCCATAGCCCCTGGTGTCTCACCTTCTGCCAGATACCAGCATGCAGCA GTCTTTGTAAACGCAAGACTCCATGTCTCTGGTGGGGCACTTGGTGGTGGACGCATGGTAGAAGACTCATCCAGTGTTGCAG TGTTGGATACTGCAGCAGGTGTATGGTGTGATACAAAATCGGTTGTTACTAGTCCTAGAACTGGTAGGTATAGTGCGGACGCAGCTGGTGGTGATGCTTCTGTTGAGTTGACTAGGCGCTGCAGACATGCTGCTGCTGCAGTGGGTGATTTGATATTTATCTATGGTGGTTTGCGTGGAG GAGTGTTACTTGATGACCTATTGGTTGCTGAAGATCTTGCTGCTGCTGAAACAACATCTGCTGCCTCTCATGCTGCTGCGGCTGCTGCAGCAACAAACTCGCCACCTGGTCGTTCACCTGGAAGATATGGATTTTCTGATGAAAGGACAGGGGAGTTACCGGAATCAGCTCCTGATGCTGTGGTACTGGGAAGTCCTGTTGCACCCCCTGTAAATGGTGATATGTATACTGATATAAGCACTGAAAATGCAATGGTTCCAGGAACTCG GAGAACAAGCAAGGGTGTGGAGTATCTCGTTGAAGCATCTGCTGCGGAAGCCGAGGCTATCAGTGCAACTTTAGCTGCTGCAAAGGCACGGCAGGTCAATGGTGAAGTTGAACTGCCGGATAGGGATCGTGGTGCTGAGGCTACACCCAGTGGAAAACCGTCAGTATCATTAATTAAGCCTGATTCTGCAGTACCCAACAGTGTTATTCCTGCAGGGGTTCGACTTCATCATAGAGCT GTGGTGGTTGCTGCAGAAACAGGTGGAGCCTTAGGTGGAATGGTTAGACAGTTGTCCATTGATCAATTTGAAAATGAGGGACGGCGTGTTAGCTATGGGACACCTGAAAGTGCTACAGCAGCGAGGAAATTATTAGATCGTCAGATGTCAATCAATAGTGTTCCGAAAAAG GTTGTAGCTCATCTTTTGAAACCTCGAGGGTGGAAGCCTCCAGTTCGACGCCAGTTTTTCTTGGATTGCAATGAAATAGCTGATCTTTGCGACAGTGCAGAACGTATTTTCTCGAGCGAACCTACTGTGTTACAGCTTAGAGCCCCGATTAAGATATTTGGTGATTTGCATGGTCAGTTTGGGGATCTCATGCGCCTTTTTGATGAATATGGTTCACCATCAACAGCTGGAGACATATC ATATATCGATTACCTCTTTTTAGGGGACTATGTTGATCGGGGTCAACACAGCCTAGAAACAATTACACTTCTGCTTGCGTTAAAG GTTGAATACCAACATAACGTACATCTGATTCGTGGAAACCATGAAGCCGCCGATATTAATGCCCTTTTTGGTTTCCGGATAGAGTGTATTGAGCGAATG GGTGAACGTGATGGGATTTGGGTATGGCACCGAATTAACCGTTTATTCAATTGGCTACCTCTGGCTGCACTGATTGAGAAGAAAATTATCTGTATGCATGGGGGAATTGGTCGGTCGATAAATCATGTAGAGCAGATAGAAATTATCCAACGTCCGATTACAATGGAAGCAGGCTCAATCGTGCTTATGGATTTACTATG GTCCGATCCAACTGAAAATGACAGTGTTGAAGGTTTGAGGCCCAATGCTAGAGGTCCTGGATTGGTTACTTTTGGG CCTGACCGTGTCATGGAGTTCTGCAACAACAATGATCTTCAATTGATTGTACGAGCGCATGAATGCGTAATGGATGGATTCGAGCGTTTCGCCCAAGGGCATTTGATTACACTCTTTTCGGCTACAAACTATTGTG GTACTGCAAACAATGCCGGGGCTATCTTGGTGTTGGGGAGAGATCTTGTTGTGGTTCCCAAGCTTATCCATCCATTGCCTCCAGCAATTACCTCACCTGAAACTTCACCAGAAAGACATATAGAGGACACATGGATGCAG GAGTTAAACGCAAATCGACCACCAACACCAACAAGAGGACGCCCACAAAATCCAAATGACCGGGGTTCTCTTGCTTAG
- the LOC104752622 gene encoding BEL1-like homeodomain protein 5, which yields MASFFHGESNMREPSSDLFMMNLNPFPEPTITSNAHNHHFYNLCFGSQQHGPRDEVEDHIEQGNSSVSTYSYEGVFRGLTPIYLRAAQELLNEIVNVGNSSHGAKQVPRMSKESAIYGKGDIVGGHTPSVAAYRQVLEMKRAKLISMVEKVEQRYKQYHDQMQTIISSFEQAVGLGSANPYTHMALQTISKKFRVVRDMICLQIKHVNKLLGKKECDEQLKHLGKMAHHHSNAWRPQRVLPENAVSILRSWLFEHFLHPYPRDLDKVMLAKQTGLTKSQVSNWFINARVRVWKPMVEELYLEEMNIEESRKGSNPNEHSTNGSSSKQPYNNSTSDESSNSILPTFYQGFNENETPMPNASSSCSIGRFRKQHMNQANFIHFNGGFENYHTMVGNGVSLSLGLPHSCD from the exons ATGGCTTCTTTCTTTCATGGAGAATCTAATATGAGAGAACCCTCTTCTGATCTTTTTATGATGAATTTGAATCCATTCCCCGAGCCGACAATAACCAGTAATGCTCATAACCATCACTTCTACAACTTGTGCTTTGGGTCTCAACAACATGGACCTCGAGATGAAGTAGAAGATCATATAGAACAAGGAAATTCTTCTGTCTCTACGTATTCATACGAAGGAGTCTTCAGGGGTTTGACTCCGATCTACTTGAGAGCTGCTCAAGAATTGCTCAATGAGATTGTCAATGTTGGAAACAGTAGCCATGGCGCCAAACAAGTACCAAGAATGAGTAAAGAGTCTGCGATTTATGGAAAAGGGGACATCGTTGGTGGCCATACGCCTAGCGTGGCTGCTTACCGCCAAGTGTTGGAGATGAAGAGAGCAAAGCTCATCTCCATGGTGGAAAAG GTGGAACAAAGATACAAGCAATACCATGACCAAATGCAGACTATAATCTCATCGTTTGAGCAAGCCGTGGGTTTAGGCTCAGCAAACCCATACACACATATGGCGTTACAAACAATATCAAAGAAGTTCCGTGTTGTAAGAGACATGATTTGTTTGCAAATCAAACACGTAAACAAGCTGTTGGGGAAAAAGGAATGTGACGAGCAGCTTAAGCATTTGGGTAAGATGGCACATCACCATTCAAATGCTTGGAGACCGCAAAGAGTTTTGCCCGAAAATGCTGTTTCCATTCTACGATCTTGGCTCTTTGAGCATTTTCTTCATCC atatcctAGGGATCTGGATAAGGTAATGCTTGCCAAACAGACTGGTCTTACTAAGAGTCAG GTGTCTAATTGGTTCATAAATGCTCGAGTTCGAGTGTGGAAGCCAATGGTGGAGGAATTGTATTTGGAAGAAATGAATATTGAAGAAAGCAGAAAAGGAAGTAACCCAAATGAACATAGTACCAACGGTTCATCTTCTAAGCAACCTTACAATAATTCCACTTCAGATGAATCTTCGAACTCGATCTTACCCACCTTTTATCAAGGATTCAATGAAAACGAAACCCCTATGCCAAATGCATCCTCAAGTTGCTCTATAGGAAGGTTCAGGAAGCAACATATGAATCAAGCTAACTTCATTCATTTCAATGGAGGGTTTGAAAACTATCACACAATGGTTGGGAATGGCGTCTCCCTTTCTCTTGGCCTGCCTCATTCTTGCGAC
- the LOC104752618 gene encoding fe(3+)-Zn(2+) purple acid phosphatase 12-like, with amino-acid sequence MSSRSADLTSKRVTFIIFLLSLSLVELCHGGFTSEYVRGTDLPDDMPLDSDVFAVPPGPNTPQQVHITQGNHEGNGVIISWVTPVKPGSNTVRYWCEKEKSKKEAEATVNTYRFFNYTSGYIHHCLIDDLEFDTKYYYEIGSGKWRRRFWFFTPPKSGPDVPYTFGLIGDLGQTYDSNTTLSHYEMNPGKGQAVLFVGDLSYADRYPNHDNNRWDTWGRFAERSVAYQPWIWTAGNHEIDFVPDIGEIEPFKPFMNRYQTPYKSSGSISPLWYSIKRASAYVIVMSCYSSYGKYTPQYKWLEKELQGVNRTETPWVIVLVHCPFYSSYVHHYMEGETLRVMYEQWFVKYKVDVVFAGHVHAYERSERVSNIAYNIVNGLCEPISDESAPVYITIGDGGNSEGLVTDMMQPQPSYSAFREASFGHGLLEIKNRTHAYFSWNRNQDGNSIAADSVWLINRFWGAQNKTRLGAF; translated from the exons ATGAGTTCAAGATCTGCTGATCTCACAAGCAAACGAGTTACCTTCATAATCTTCTTGCTAAGTCTTTCACTTGTTGAGTTATGCCATGGAGGATTTACAAGTGAATATGTCAGAGGAACTGATTTACCAGATGACATGCCTTTAGACAGCGATGTCTTTGCAGTTCCTCCTGGTCCTAATACTCCTCAACAAGTTCATATAACGCAAGGGAATCATGAAGGTAATGGAGTGATCATTTCTTGGGTTACTCCAGTTAAACCTGGTTCAAATACTGTTCGGTATTGGTGTGAGAAGGAGAAATCGAAGAAGGAAGCAGAAGCTACAGTGAACACTTACCGGTTCTTTAATTACACTTCTGGTTATATCCACCATTGCCTCATCGATGATTTGGAA TTTGATACAAAATACTACTACGAAATTGGGAGTGGCAAGTGGCGCAGACGGTTCTGGTTCTTTACTCCGCCTAAATCAGGCCCTGACGTACCTTACACCTTTGGATTAATCG GGGATTTGGGACAAACATATGACTCAAATACTACGTTAAGCCATTATGAGATGAATCCGGGGAAAGGACAGGCCGTTCTGTTTGTAGGAGACTTGTCTTACGCAGATCGCTACCCTAACCACGACAACAATAGATGGGATACTTGGGGAAGGTTTGCTGAGAGAAGTGTTGCTTATCAACCTTGGATATGGACTGCAGGCAACCACGAAATCGACTTCGTTCCTGACATT GGTGAAATAGAGCCATTCAAGCCTTTTATGAATAGGTATCAAACGCCATATAAGTCATCAGGAAGCATCTCTCCATTGTGGTATTCCATCAAAAGGGCGTCAGCTTATGTTATTGTTATGTCTTGTTACTCATCTTATG GGAAATACACACCTCAATACAAATGGCTGGAAAAGGAGTTGCAAGGAGTGAATCGAACAGAGACACCATGGGTTATAGTCTTAGTACATTGCCCGTTTTATAGTAGCTATGTGCATCATTACATGGAAGGTGAAACATTGAGAGTCATGTACGAACAATGGTTTGTCAAATACAAGGTTGATGTTGTGTTTGCAGGTCATGTTCATGCCTATGAAAGATCG GAACGTGTTTCTAACATTGCTTACAACATTGTCAATGGACTGTGTGAGCCAATATCGGATGAGTCAGCTCCTGTATACATCACAATCGGTGATGGAGGAAACTCTGAAGGCTTGGTTACTGA CATGATGCAGCCACAACCAAGCTACTCCGCCTTTCGAGAAGCTAGCTTTGGGCACGGGCTGCTAGAGATTAAAAACAGAACTCATGCCTACTTCAGCTGGAATCGTAACCAAGATGGAAACTCTATAGCAGCAGACTCTGTGTGGTTGATTAATCGGTTTTGGGGAGCTCAAAACAAGACACGGCTTGGTGCGTTTTAA
- the LOC104752617 gene encoding uncharacterized protein LOC104752617, producing the protein MMTRHVILKSALLASSEESAMRNYSSPPSTALGKERRKVGEVAGGAAAECAAVWCCCPCAVVNLVVLAVYKVPAAVCKKAWRRSKRRRFTRKRHGLLASAAAEGSESTVHARLNEEDPTAEIVFEECHVTDEVNDVVRLENEMLDRFYGAGFWRSPSQRDTSSGSL; encoded by the coding sequence atgatGACTCGCCACGTGATTTTGAAATCGGCGTTGTTAGCGTCGTCGGAAGAATCGGCGATGAGAAACTATTCTTCTCCACCGTCGACGGCGTTAGGTAAAGAGAGGAGAAAAGTTGGAGAAGTGGCAGGAGGAGCGGCGGCGGAGTGTGCGGCGGTTTGGTGTTGTTGTCCATGCGCGGTTGTGAATCTGGTGGTTTTGGCCGTTTATAAAGTCCCGGCGGCGGTTTGTAAGAAAGCTTGGAGACGAAGCAAACGGCGACGGTTCACGAGAAAACGGCATGGTTTGCTTGCGTCAGCGGCGGCGGAAGGGAGCGAGAGCACCGTACACGCTAGATTGAATGAGGAGGATCCGACGGCTGAGATTGTTTTTGAGGAATGTCACGTGACCGATGAGGTAAACGACGTCGTTAGACTTGAGAATGAGATGTTGGATCGTTTCTACGGGGCTGGCTTTTGGAGAAGCCCTTCACAAAGGGACACGTCATCAGGAAGCctataa
- the LOC104754072 gene encoding uncharacterized protein LOC104754072, which produces MSSTTVWSMRERSPSSYSLKIQNFSQLEKSTLSSDGKYQSRIFSSGGYDWKLILYPKGNDNDNESDFISMYLKLDSSSLSSKPSTEVFADFRFFVFNKKSNKYLYHSRYVYIYVESKPFNSLRSTWGLPQVLPLNIFKDPENGFVSTQDQCEFGVDVIVAPPPTNWEIISFNDKLPYPKFSWRVKNFSELKEHCHRSRKFTVEGREWILELYPNANLTRDRAKWISIFLTLEESEGLDQDEKIFKQANIRVLDPRGSNHLSCSCKRWHDKLSPSWGFAQFVSMDDLKKIYLDVEDLIGLVLIFLSLLALIFILLCPKLSSAGVSGISGFWLFLSDRFMFLLALASFEYMFLWPLTVLIFIANHSVYIIEYLVRYSKPHNDETSISTESRGIDDDTVDVRDASEELQKMRHILKELREDEKKMDTEMEFMEHIINSGLETHRKN; this is translated from the exons ATGTCTTCTACAACTGTCTGGAGCATGAGAGAACGTTCTCCTTCTTCCTATTCACTAAAGATCCAAAACTTCTCCCAACTTGAGAAATCAACTCTTTCCTCTGATGGCAAATATCAATCCCGTATCTTCTCCTCTGGTGGCTACGACTG GAAACTGATATTGTATCCGAAAGGGAACGATAATGACAACGAAAGTGACTTTATTTCAATGTATTTGAAATTAGATAGCTCTAGCTTGTCCTCCAAACCATCAACTGAGGTGTTCGCGGATTTTCGGTTTTTcgtctttaacaaaaaatcaaacaagtacCTTTACCATTCAAGGTacgtatatatat aTGTAGAATCGAAGCCGTTCAATAGTTTAAGATCTACGTGGGGATTGCCGCAAGTGCTTCCGCTTAATATATTCAAAGACCCTGAAAATGGATTTGTCAGTACTCAAGATCAATGCGAGTTTGGTGTTGATGTCATTGTTGCTCCACCCCCTACTAATTGGGAAATCATCTCTTTTAATGACAAACTCCCTTATCCCAAATTCTCTTGGAGAGTTAAGAATTTCTCTGAGCTGAAAGAGCATTGTCACAGGTCACGCAAATTTACAGTTGAGGGAAGAGAATG GATTCTAGAGTTGTATCCCAATGCCAACTTAACACGGGACCGAGCCAAATGGATCTCCATTTTTCTGACTCTCGAAGAGAGTGAAGGACTTGACCAAGATGAAAAGATTTTCAAGCAAGCTAATATTCGAGTGCTAGACCCACGTGGATCCAACCATTTGTCATGTTCAT GTAAGAGGTGGCACGACAAATTATCTCCAAGTTGGGGGTTCGCTCAATTTGTGTCTATGGATGATCTTAAGAAGATTTACTTGGACGTGGAAG ATCTGATCGGTCTTGTCCTAATCTTTTTGAGTCTTCTCGCATTAATCTTCATCTTGTTATGCCCTAAACTCTCTTCTGCTGGAGTCTCT GGTATCAGTGGATTCTGGTTGTTTCTGTCGGATCGCTTCATGTTTCTATTGGCGTTAGCAAGCTTTGAGTACATGTTCCTTTGGCCTCTCACTGTTTTGATCTTCATCGCAAACCACTCAGTTTACATCATCGAGTACCTTGTTAGATATTCTAAACCTCACAACGATGAGACTTCGATATCAACAG AATCTAGAGGGATTGATGATGACACAGTTGATGTAAGAGATGCGAGCGAAGAATTGCAGAAGATGAGACATATATTGAAAGAGTtaagagaagatgaaaagaagatGGATACAGAAATGGAGTTTATGGAGCATATTATCAACTCAGGTCTTGAAACTCatagaaaaaactaa
- the LOC104752620 gene encoding GTPase LSG1-1 — protein sequence MGKNEKTSLGRALVKHHNHMIQETKEKGKSYKDQHKKVLESVTEVSDIDAIIEQAEEAERVFAIHHDSATPVPINLDTGSSSSGITAKEWKEQRMREEALHASSLQVPRRPHWTPKMNVEQLDANEKQAFLTWRRKLASLEENEKLVLTPFEKNLDIWRQLWRVLERSDLIVMVVDARDPLFYRCPDLEAYAQEIDEHKKTMLLVNKADLLPTYVREKWAEYFSRNNILFVFWSAKAATATLEGKPLKEQWRAPDTSQKTDDPAVKLYGRDELLARLKLEAQEIVKMKKSRGVSETSTESHHEQVVVGFVGYPNVGKSSTINALVGQKRTGVTSTPGKTKHFQTLIISEELMLCDCPGLVFPSFSSSRYEMIASGVLPIDRMTEHREAIKVVAERVPRHAIEDVYNISLPKPKTYEPQSRPPLASELLRTYCLSRGYVASSGLPDETKAARQILKDYIEGKLPHFAMPPEMTREDENESEDGDTLGAEIVEGSRSVKEGEEAPGLGLDQVLDDLSSFDLANGIGPSKKKQNKKSHRKN from the exons ATGGGGAAGAACGAGAAGACGTCTCTAGGGCGAGCTCTAGTGAAGCACCATAACCATATGATCcaagaaacaaaggaaaaaggCAAGTCCTACAAGGATCAACACAAGAAGGTTTTGGAATCTGTTACAGAGGTCAGCGACATCGATGCTATCATCGAACAAGCCGAGGAAGCTGAACGGGTCTTCGCGATTCATCACGATTCCGCAACCCCTGTACCTATCAATCT GGACACAGGTTCGAGTTCAAGTGGTATAACAGCTAAAGAATGGAAAGAGCAACGGATGAGAGAAGAGGCTTTACATGCTAGTAGCCTTCAAGTGCCTCGAAG ACCTCATTGGACACCAAAAATGAATGTGGAGCAACTTGATGCTAATGAAAAACAAGCTTTTCTCACTTGGCGCCGGAAACTTGCGAG CCTCGAGGAAAATGAAAAGCTTGTATTGACTCCATTCGAGAAGAATCTTGACATTTGGAGGCAGCTATGGCGAGTGCTGGAACGAAGTGATTTG ATTGTTATGGTTGTTGATGCTAGAGATCCTCTGTTCTATCGGTGCCCTGATCTTGAG GCATATGCACAAGAAATTGATGAGCATAAAAAAACAATGCTTCTTGTTAACAAGGCGGATCTTCTACCTACTTATGTCAG GGAGAAATGGGCGGAATACTTTTCCCGCAACAATATTCTGTTTGTATTCTGGTCAGCCAAAGCTGCTACGGCTACCCTAGAAGGTAAACCCCTGAAAGAACAGTGGAGAGCACCTGATACCTCTCAGAAGACAGATGACCCAGCTGTTAAATTATATGGAAGGGACGAGCTTTTGGCTCGATTAAAACTTGAGGCTCAAGAGATagtaaaaatgaagaaatctAGAGGAGTTTCCGAAACATCTACCGAGTCGCACCACGAACAAGTTGTGGTTGGTTTTGTTGGGTACCCGAATGTAGGAAAGAGTTCGACAATCAACGCTTTGGTAGGTCAGAAGCGAACAGGTGTCACATCTACCCCGGGGAAAACAAAGCATTTCCAGACATTGATTATCTCTGAGGAGCTAATGCTCTGTGATTGCCCTGGTTTAGTCTTCCCTTCATTCTCAAGCTCAAGATATGAAATGATTGCTTCTGGAGTTCTTCCAATAGACCGGATGACCGAGCACCGTGAAGCTATTAAGGTTGTGGCTGAACGTGTTCCTCGGCATGCCATTGAGGATGTGTACAACATCTCTCTACCTAAACCCAAAACCTATGAGCCTCAGTCCCGCCCACCTCTTGCCTCAGAGCTTCTAAGAACGTACTGCCTCTCTCGTGGTTATGTCGCTTCTAGTGGACTACCTGATGAGACCAAAGCAGCTAGGCAGATTCTGAAAGATTACATTGAAGGTAAGCTTCCACATTTTGCAATGCCTCCAGAGATGACCCGAGAAGATGAAAACGAGTCAGAGGATGGTGATACTTTGGGAGCCGAAATAGTTGAAGGTTCACGATCTGTGAAGGAAGGTGAAGAAGCTCCTGGTCTTGGTCTTGATCAAGTTCTAGATGATCTGAGCTCATttgatcttgcaaatggaatTGGGCCTtccaagaagaaacagaacaagaagtCACATAGGAAAAACTGA